From Pedobacter cryoconitis, one genomic window encodes:
- a CDS encoding inositol monophosphatase family protein — translation MNKQINVQTVLNTVRQAGDLFLKEYKQNTIPTNKEQFFKQLEVIDERCMAVLKAGLTPEFPDTPWNTVDEFDNDGQKQPLPLSEYWLCDAMDGAIQYLQHIPGWTINLVLIRNGELYFSVIYDPLSNEMFWAQQGTGAVMNDKPIQPSAKTDPDMMLAVFEHGHQEPAIPGFNEKHSAAVASLLNKFGVVRNYGPHGLQLAYVGAGRIDVFHQLGLDTFNWLAGILIAREAGADILNAHGDSWKWGDESLAVSAPGIAGKFNNKTGS, via the coding sequence ATGAATAAGCAGATAAATGTTCAGACCGTCTTAAATACGGTGAGACAAGCAGGAGACTTGTTTCTTAAAGAATATAAGCAAAACACTATCCCAACTAACAAGGAGCAGTTCTTTAAACAATTGGAAGTAATTGACGAACGCTGTATGGCTGTGTTAAAGGCAGGATTAACACCGGAATTTCCCGATACTCCCTGGAATACAGTTGATGAATTTGATAACGACGGACAAAAGCAACCGTTGCCGCTATCTGAATATTGGTTATGCGACGCAATGGACGGTGCAATACAATATTTGCAGCACATTCCTGGATGGACTATCAACCTGGTATTGATCAGAAATGGGGAATTATATTTTTCGGTGATTTATGATCCATTATCAAATGAAATGTTTTGGGCGCAGCAAGGGACAGGTGCAGTTATGAATGATAAGCCTATCCAGCCATCAGCTAAGACTGATCCTGATATGATGCTTGCCGTTTTTGAACACGGACACCAGGAACCAGCTATACCTGGCTTTAACGAAAAACACAGCGCTGCGGTGGCATCACTGTTAAATAAATTTGGTGTAGTCCGGAATTATGGTCCCCATGGCTTGCAGCTGGCTTATGTAGGTGCTGGCAGGATTGATGTATTTCATCAATTAGGTCTGGATACCTTCAATTGGCTGGCTGGTATTTTAATTGCCAGAGAAGCTGGTGCTGATATATTGAATGCTCATGGTGATAGCTGGAAATGGGGAGATGAAAGTCTGGCTGTTTCTGCACCGGGAATTGCAGGTAAGTTCAACAATAAAACAGGTTCTTAA
- a CDS encoding NAD(P)-dependent oxidoreductase translates to MNITIIGAAAGIGLATVERALAKGHRVTALSTHTESIPPHAHLTKVNGSATSVSDLKKVMFGADAVIITIGTKNKKPNTLFSDTANALVKAGTALNFKAPVLIITGFGTGDSSMFLGFFMKTVIRFFLKHQYINKTLMEEIIANSELNWEIVRPGILSDGPLTKKYKVLPGLYKGIKIGKISRADVASFLLEEAENPTMLKKYPALTTSV, encoded by the coding sequence ATGAATATTACGATTATAGGTGCAGCTGCTGGTATAGGGCTTGCCACGGTAGAGCGGGCCTTAGCAAAGGGACACAGGGTGACAGCTTTGTCTACGCATACAGAAAGTATACCTCCCCATGCACATTTAACTAAAGTTAACGGCAGTGCAACTTCTGTCAGCGATCTGAAGAAGGTTATGTTTGGTGCTGACGCGGTAATTATAACCATTGGTACCAAAAATAAAAAGCCTAATACTTTGTTCTCTGATACTGCTAATGCGCTGGTTAAAGCTGGTACAGCATTGAATTTTAAAGCACCTGTGTTAATCATTACCGGATTTGGTACAGGTGATAGTAGTATGTTTTTAGGCTTTTTTATGAAAACAGTGATCAGGTTTTTCCTGAAACATCAGTATATCAATAAAACACTGATGGAGGAAATTATTGCAAATAGTGAACTGAACTGGGAGATTGTTCGGCCAGGGATACTTAGTGATGGCCCCTTAACGAAGAAGTATAAAGTACTGCCAGGTCTTTATAAAGGCATCAAAATCGGGAAGATATCAAGAGCAGATGTGGCGTCTTTTTTACTAGAGGAAGCAGAAAATCCAACCATGCTTAAAAAATACCCGGCGCTTACTACTTCTGTTTAA